Proteins from a genomic interval of Stenotrophomonas sp. WZN-1:
- the parC gene encoding DNA topoisomerase IV subunit A, which translates to MTELARPVFHGFEQLPLREYAERAYLDYSMYVVLDRALPFIGDGLKPVQRRIIYSMSELGLNAASKPKKSARTVGDVIGKYHPHGDSACYEALVLMAQPFSYRYPLIEGQGNFGSSDDPKSFAAMRYTESKLTPIAEVLLGELGQGTTDWAPNFDGTLQEPTWMPARLPHLLLNGTTGIAVGMATDVPPHNLNEIVSALLHLLDNPDASVRDLCEHVQGPDYPSSAEIITAANDLRNIYETGNGSVRARATFAKEANNIVVTALPFQVSPSKVIEQIAAQMRAKKLPWLEDIRDESDHANPVRVVLVPRSNRVDADQLMGHLFATTDMERSYRVNLNVIGLDGRPQVKNLKMLLSEWLTFRSNTVTRRLQHRLQKVERRLHLLEGLLVAFLNLDEVIHIIRTEDEPKAALIARFGLSEEQAEYILETKLKQLARLEEMKIRGEQDELAKEREKILGILDSKAKLKKLIRDELTADAKKFGDARRSPLVQRQAAQAIDETELVPSEPMTVVLSEKGWIRAAKGHDVDASALSYRDGDALQGAVRARSTQQVAFLDSEGRAYSTPVHTLPSARGNGEPLTGRFSPAPGTSFVTLASAEPDTRFVLASTHGYGFVTRFENLIGRNKAGKAMLNLSAGSSVLPPSVVANVATDRIVAVTSSGNLLAIAANDLPELDKGKGNKIIEIPKAKLATERVVAIVAISPGQTLQVRAGQRTMGLKFNELDAYLGARATRGHLLPRGWQKVEGLSVE; encoded by the coding sequence ATGACCGAACTTGCCCGCCCCGTGTTCCACGGATTCGAACAACTGCCGCTGCGCGAGTACGCCGAACGCGCCTACCTCGATTACTCGATGTACGTAGTCCTGGACCGCGCCCTGCCGTTCATCGGCGACGGCCTGAAGCCGGTGCAGCGCCGCATCATCTATTCGATGAGCGAGCTGGGCCTGAACGCCGCGTCCAAGCCGAAGAAGTCCGCGCGCACCGTCGGTGACGTCATCGGCAAGTACCACCCGCACGGCGACAGCGCGTGCTACGAGGCGCTGGTGCTGATGGCCCAGCCGTTCTCGTACCGCTACCCGCTGATCGAGGGCCAGGGCAACTTCGGCTCCAGCGACGATCCGAAGTCGTTCGCGGCGATGCGTTACACCGAATCCAAGCTGACCCCGATCGCCGAAGTGCTGCTGGGCGAATTGGGCCAGGGCACCACCGACTGGGCACCGAACTTCGACGGCACCCTGCAGGAGCCGACCTGGATGCCGGCGCGGCTGCCGCACCTGCTGTTGAACGGCACCACCGGCATCGCCGTGGGCATGGCCACCGACGTGCCGCCGCACAATCTCAACGAGATCGTCAGCGCGCTGCTGCACCTGCTGGACAACCCCGATGCCAGCGTGCGCGACCTGTGCGAGCACGTGCAGGGCCCGGACTACCCGTCCAGCGCCGAGATCATCACCGCGGCCAACGACCTGCGGAACATCTACGAGACCGGCAACGGCAGCGTGCGTGCACGTGCGACGTTCGCCAAGGAAGCCAACAACATCGTGGTCACCGCGCTGCCGTTCCAGGTATCGCCGTCGAAGGTGATCGAGCAGATCGCCGCGCAGATGCGCGCCAAGAAGCTGCCGTGGCTGGAGGACATCCGCGATGAATCCGACCACGCCAACCCGGTGCGCGTGGTGCTGGTGCCGCGCTCCAACCGCGTCGACGCCGACCAGCTGATGGGCCACCTGTTCGCCACCACGGACATGGAGCGCAGCTACCGCGTCAACCTCAACGTGATCGGGCTGGACGGCCGTCCGCAGGTGAAGAACCTGAAGATGCTGCTCAGCGAATGGCTGACCTTCCGCAGCAACACCGTCACCCGCCGCCTGCAGCACCGCCTGCAGAAGGTCGAGCGCCGCCTGCACCTGCTGGAAGGCCTGCTGGTCGCCTTCCTCAACCTGGACGAGGTGATCCACATCATCCGTACCGAGGACGAACCGAAGGCGGCGCTGATCGCGCGCTTCGGCCTGTCCGAGGAACAGGCCGAGTACATCCTGGAAACCAAGCTGAAGCAGCTGGCCCGCCTGGAAGAGATGAAGATCCGCGGCGAGCAGGACGAGCTGGCCAAGGAACGCGAGAAGATCCTCGGCATCCTCGACAGCAAGGCCAAGCTGAAGAAGCTGATCCGCGACGAACTGACCGCCGACGCCAAGAAGTTCGGCGACGCACGCCGGTCGCCACTGGTGCAGCGCCAGGCCGCGCAGGCCATCGACGAGACCGAGCTGGTGCCGAGCGAGCCGATGACCGTGGTGCTGTCGGAGAAGGGCTGGATCCGCGCCGCCAAGGGCCACGACGTCGATGCGTCCGCCCTGTCCTACCGCGACGGCGACGCCCTGCAGGGCGCGGTACGTGCGCGCAGCACCCAGCAGGTCGCCTTCCTCGACAGCGAGGGCCGCGCCTACTCGACGCCGGTGCACACCCTGCCTTCCGCACGAGGCAACGGTGAACCGCTGACCGGCCGCTTCTCGCCGGCGCCGGGCACCAGCTTCGTGACCCTGGCCAGTGCCGAGCCGGACACCCGCTTCGTGCTGGCCTCCACCCACGGCTACGGTTTCGTCACCCGTTTCGAGAACCTGATCGGCCGCAACAAGGCCGGCAAGGCGATGCTGAACCTGTCGGCCGGCTCGTCGGTGCTCCCCCCGTCGGTGGTCGCCAACGTCGCCACCGACCGCATCGTCGCGGTGACCAGTTCGGGCAACCTGCTGGCGATCGCCGCCAACGACCTGCCGGAACTGGACAAGGGCAAGGGCAACAAGATCATCGAGATCCCGAAGGCCAAGCTCGCCACCGAACGCGTGGTCGCCATCGTGGCGATCAGCCCGGGCCAGACCCTGCAGGTCCGCGCCGGCCAGCGCACCATGGGCCTGAAGTTCAACGAGCTGGACGCCTACCTCGGCGCCCGCGCCACCCGCGGCCACCTGCTGCCGCGCGGCTGGCAGAAAGTGGAAGGCCTGTCGGTGGAATAA
- a CDS encoding helix-turn-helix transcriptional regulator, whose product MMNKAEIPPPKRLLRDDALDWFERNDGPPVVAFRFDSPLGLVREVDWHHHQRAQLICVERGLLTTRTSHGTWSLAPGSAGWMPPLEPHTVTLDGPLRGWGMALAAPSCATLPADPCVLGLSKLAQALADRICEWPLGYDTTPERQHIIDVLLDEIRTAPRQRMHLPMPHDRRLLKIASQLLADPSDERSLAEWAHWAGLSPRSLTRHFRDETTLSFAQWRQQARLSEALRQLTDGRSVADIAHALGFSSASAFVTVFRRHFGLPPGRYLARAGHGLETGLDPARGLASPAASG is encoded by the coding sequence ATGATGAACAAGGCAGAAATCCCCCCTCCCAAGCGGTTGCTGCGCGACGACGCCCTGGATTGGTTCGAGCGCAATGACGGGCCACCGGTTGTCGCCTTCCGCTTCGACAGCCCCTTGGGCCTGGTCCGTGAAGTGGACTGGCACCACCACCAGCGCGCGCAGCTGATCTGCGTTGAACGCGGCCTGCTGACCACCCGGACCTCGCACGGCACCTGGTCACTGGCGCCGGGCTCGGCCGGCTGGATGCCGCCGCTGGAGCCGCACACGGTCACCCTCGACGGCCCGCTGCGTGGCTGGGGCATGGCGCTGGCCGCACCGTCCTGCGCCACCCTGCCCGCCGATCCCTGCGTCCTGGGCCTGTCCAAGCTGGCGCAGGCGCTGGCCGACCGCATCTGCGAATGGCCGCTGGGCTACGACACCACGCCCGAGCGGCAGCACATCATCGACGTGCTGCTGGACGAGATCCGCACCGCGCCGCGCCAGCGCATGCACCTGCCGATGCCACATGACCGGCGCCTGCTGAAGATCGCCTCGCAGCTGCTGGCCGACCCATCCGACGAGCGCAGCCTGGCCGAATGGGCGCATTGGGCCGGGCTGTCGCCGCGCAGCCTGACCCGTCACTTCCGCGATGAGACCACGCTCAGCTTCGCGCAGTGGCGGCAGCAGGCCCGCCTGTCCGAGGCCCTGCGCCAGCTGACCGACGGCCGCAGCGTGGCCGATATCGCCCATGCACTGGGTTTCAGCAGCGCCAGCGCCTTCGTTACCGTGTTCCGCCGCCACTTCGGTTTGCCGCCCGGGCGCTACCTGGCACGGGCCGGGCACGGCCTGGAAACCGGGCTGGACCCTGCTCGCGGCTTGGCATCCCCCGCCGCATCCGGATAA
- the emrR gene encoding multidrug efflux system transcriptional regulator EmrR — protein MICPATTPPSFGLLLRQVRDGLVRQLDASMAEEDLGIGFTHYIGLKVLSNMAPCTANELAQAIDQVPSAVTRLLDKLESLGCVRREPHAQDRRALQIVLTDEGRALWARLKLRGDAVMDYALRDLSADERTQLLSLLTRIRDSLTTP, from the coding sequence ATGATCTGTCCTGCAACCACTCCCCCCAGCTTCGGCCTGCTGCTGCGCCAGGTGCGCGATGGCCTGGTCCGTCAACTCGACGCATCCATGGCTGAAGAAGACCTGGGTATCGGCTTCACCCATTACATCGGGTTGAAGGTGCTTTCCAACATGGCTCCGTGCACGGCCAACGAGCTGGCCCAGGCCATCGACCAGGTGCCCAGTGCGGTGACCCGCCTGCTGGACAAGCTGGAGTCGCTGGGCTGCGTCCGCCGCGAACCGCATGCCCAGGACCGGCGTGCGCTGCAGATCGTGCTGACCGATGAAGGCCGCGCACTGTGGGCGCGGCTGAAGCTGCGTGGCGACGCGGTGATGGATTACGCCCTGCGTGATCTTTCCGCCGACGAGCGCACGCAGCTGCTGTCCCTCCTCACTCGAATCCGCGATTCCCTGACGACCCCATGA
- the emrC gene encoding multidrug efflux transporter outer membrane subunit EmrC, whose amino-acid sequence MNPIPQSTLRRSGRALLVSALALALAACASSRGLNPQGHVLDVDSLHSERTLADTDLSATGFPAQDWWKALGDAQLDALVAEGLAGHPSLDAADARLRQAQAQVGTARADELPSLSVSGGYTGLRLPESMAGSEMGGHYAGSSQVAFDFSYGVDLWGGKRAAWEAAVDGAHAATVEAQAARLNLSTGIAQAYADLAYAWQLNDVAEEELTRSQKSLQLTRQRRSAGIDSDLQVRQAEARVPAAQQQVLAAQQRIDAARTALAALVGKGPDRGLSIQRPQPLNPMALQLPGVLPSELLGRRPDIVAARWRVEAADKQIKVARTRFYPSFNLTALAGVVAPNVGDLLKSSSTFAYIGPALSLPIFEGGKLRANLANTDAQYDLAVANYNQTVLDALRDVADQVNAVRSLAQQAHAQQQAVDTARSAFDLAQQRYRAGIGSYLDVLTAQSTLLQSQQQLAGLRSQQVQTSVRLSKALGGGFQPADADRAPIASHSDSSHS is encoded by the coding sequence ATGAACCCGATCCCGCAATCCACTCTCCGCCGGTCCGGGCGCGCGCTGCTGGTATCAGCGCTGGCCCTGGCCCTGGCCGCCTGCGCCAGCAGTCGTGGCCTCAACCCGCAGGGCCACGTGCTCGACGTGGACAGCCTGCATAGCGAACGCACCCTGGCCGACACCGATCTGAGCGCCACCGGCTTCCCGGCGCAGGACTGGTGGAAGGCACTGGGCGATGCGCAGCTGGACGCGCTGGTTGCCGAGGGCCTGGCCGGTCACCCGAGCCTGGACGCCGCCGATGCGCGCCTGCGCCAGGCCCAGGCCCAGGTCGGCACCGCGCGTGCCGATGAGTTGCCCAGCCTGTCGGTGTCCGGTGGCTACACCGGCCTGCGCCTGCCCGAATCGATGGCCGGCAGCGAGATGGGTGGCCATTACGCTGGCAGCAGCCAGGTCGCGTTTGATTTCAGCTATGGCGTGGACCTGTGGGGCGGCAAGCGCGCTGCCTGGGAAGCCGCCGTGGATGGCGCGCATGCCGCCACCGTCGAAGCCCAGGCTGCACGCCTGAACCTGTCCACCGGCATTGCCCAGGCCTATGCCGATCTGGCTTACGCGTGGCAGCTCAACGACGTGGCCGAGGAAGAACTGACCCGTTCGCAGAAGTCGCTGCAGCTGACCCGCCAGCGCCGCAGCGCCGGCATCGACAGCGATCTGCAGGTGCGCCAGGCCGAGGCCCGCGTGCCGGCCGCGCAGCAGCAGGTATTGGCCGCACAGCAGCGCATCGACGCCGCCCGCACCGCGCTGGCCGCACTGGTCGGCAAGGGTCCGGACCGTGGCCTGTCGATCCAGCGACCGCAGCCGCTGAACCCGATGGCACTGCAGCTGCCGGGCGTGCTGCCCAGCGAACTGCTGGGCCGTCGTCCGGACATCGTGGCTGCGCGGTGGCGCGTGGAAGCGGCCGACAAGCAGATCAAGGTTGCCAGGACCAGGTTCTACCCGAGCTTCAACCTGACCGCGCTGGCCGGCGTGGTCGCCCCGAACGTGGGTGACCTGCTGAAGAGCAGCTCCACCTTCGCCTACATCGGCCCGGCGTTGAGCCTGCCGATCTTCGAAGGCGGCAAGCTGCGCGCCAACCTGGCCAACACCGATGCGCAGTACGACCTGGCGGTGGCCAACTACAACCAGACCGTGCTCGACGCGCTGCGCGACGTCGCCGACCAGGTCAACGCGGTGCGCTCGCTGGCACAGCAGGCGCACGCGCAGCAGCAGGCCGTGGACACCGCACGCTCGGCCTTCGACCTGGCCCAGCAGCGCTACCGCGCCGGCATCGGCAGCTACCTGGACGTGCTGACCGCGCAGTCCACCCTGCTGCAATCGCAGCAGCAGCTGGCCGGCCTGCGGTCGCAGCAGGTGCAGACCTCGGTGCGCCTGAGCAAGGCGCTGGGCGGTGGGTTCCAGCCCGCTGACGCCGACCGCGCACCGATCGCCTCCCATTCCGATTCCTCGCATTCCTGA
- the emrA gene encoding multidrug efflux MFS transporter periplasmic adaptor subunit EmrA, translating into MSQTQDTAAPAAPNRRGNLLRGLFVIVVLLLAALALWYFMFGRWFEETDDAYVQGNQVQITPLVAGTVVAINADDGMRVERGQLLVQLDPSDTSVALQQAEANLAKTVRQTRGLYRSVEGAQADLNARQVTLKRVREDFARRKDLAATGAISNEELAHARDELAAAEAAVAGSRETVERNRALVDDTVIATQPDVQAAAAQLRQAFLNNARAGIVAPVTGYVARRSVQVGQRVQPGNALMAVVPTEQMWVEANFKETQLRHMRLGQEVELKSDLYAGDVKYKGRIQSLGLGTGSAFSLLPAQNASGNWIKIVQRVPVRIAIDAKQLAEHPLRIGLSMKAEVSLRDQKGEVLPSTPAKGTVFDTDVYAKQLHDADEVIHTIIQGNLPQQQAKVG; encoded by the coding sequence ATGAGCCAGACCCAAGACACCGCGGCCCCGGCCGCCCCCAACCGTCGCGGCAACCTGCTGCGCGGCCTGTTCGTGATCGTCGTGCTGCTGCTTGCCGCACTGGCGCTGTGGTACTTCATGTTCGGCCGTTGGTTCGAAGAGACCGACGATGCCTACGTGCAGGGCAACCAGGTGCAGATCACCCCGCTGGTGGCCGGTACCGTGGTCGCCATCAATGCCGATGACGGCATGCGCGTGGAGCGCGGCCAGCTGCTGGTGCAGCTGGACCCCTCCGACACCTCGGTGGCGCTGCAGCAGGCCGAAGCCAACCTCGCCAAGACCGTGCGCCAGACCCGTGGCCTGTACCGCAGCGTGGAGGGCGCGCAGGCGGACTTGAACGCCCGCCAGGTGACCCTGAAGCGCGTGCGCGAAGATTTCGCCCGTCGCAAGGACCTGGCCGCCACCGGCGCCATCTCCAATGAAGAACTGGCCCACGCCCGCGATGAGCTGGCCGCTGCCGAAGCGGCCGTGGCCGGTTCGCGCGAGACGGTCGAGCGCAACCGCGCGCTGGTCGACGACACCGTGATCGCCACCCAGCCGGACGTGCAGGCCGCCGCCGCGCAGCTGCGCCAGGCCTTCCTCAACAACGCACGCGCCGGCATCGTCGCGCCGGTCACCGGCTACGTCGCCCGTCGTTCGGTGCAGGTGGGCCAGCGCGTGCAGCCGGGCAATGCCCTGATGGCCGTGGTGCCGACCGAGCAGATGTGGGTCGAGGCCAACTTCAAGGAAACCCAGCTGCGCCATATGCGCCTGGGCCAGGAAGTGGAGCTGAAGTCGGACCTGTACGCTGGTGACGTGAAGTACAAGGGCCGCATCCAGAGCCTGGGCCTGGGCACCGGCTCGGCGTTCTCGCTGCTGCCGGCGCAGAATGCCAGCGGCAACTGGATCAAGATCGTGCAGCGCGTGCCGGTGCGCATCGCCATCGATGCCAAGCAGCTGGCCGAACACCCGCTGCGCATCGGCCTGTCGATGAAGGCCGAAGTGAGCCTGCGCGACCAGAAGGGCGAAGTGCTGCCGAGCACCCCGGCCAAGGGCACGGTGTTCGACACCGACGTGTATGCCAAGCAGCTGCATGATGCCGATGAGGTGATCCACACGATCATCCAGGGCAACCTGCCGCAGCAACAGGCGAAGGTGGGCTGA
- the emrB gene encoding multidrug efflux MFS transporter permease subunit EmrB, translating to MSAQAPAAPGAPGAPAAPGAASGFLPPSVALCTVGLAMASFMQVLDTTIANVSLPTIAGNLGASSQQATWVITSFAVSTAIALPLTGWLSRRFGERKLFVWATLAFVITSLLCGLAQSMGMLVLSRALQGFVAGPMYPITQSLLVSIYPREKRGQALALLAMITVVAPICGPILGGWITDNYSWEWIFLINVPLGIFAALVVGNQLKGRPEQIEKPKMDYVGLITLVIGVGALQLVLDLGNDEDWFSSMKIVVLACVAVVTLTVFLIWELTDKDPIVDLKLFRHRNFRAGTLAMVVAYAAFFSVALLIPQWLQRDMGYTAIWAGLATAPIGILPVIMTPFVGKYASRFDMRMLATVAFIVLSMTSFLRSNFNLQVDYMHVAGVQLIMGIGVALFFMPVLQILLSDLDGREIAAGSGLATFLRTLGGSFAASLTTWLWARRTQVHHADLTEHISAYQPGMQEQVTAMGQGDLQHGAAVLNNMINHQASQMGFNDIFFLLGWIFLAIIAFLWLAKPPFGAGAGAAAGGGH from the coding sequence ATGTCCGCACAAGCTCCAGCCGCGCCCGGCGCTCCGGGCGCCCCGGCGGCGCCGGGTGCGGCCTCCGGGTTCCTGCCACCCAGTGTCGCCCTGTGCACCGTGGGCCTGGCGATGGCGTCGTTCATGCAGGTGCTCGACACCACCATCGCCAACGTCTCGCTGCCGACCATCGCCGGTAACCTCGGCGCCAGTTCGCAGCAGGCGACCTGGGTCATCACCTCGTTCGCGGTCAGCACGGCCATCGCGCTGCCGCTGACCGGCTGGCTCAGCCGCCGCTTCGGCGAACGCAAGCTGTTCGTCTGGGCCACGCTGGCCTTCGTCATCACCTCGCTGCTGTGCGGCCTGGCGCAGAGCATGGGCATGCTGGTGCTGTCGCGTGCGCTGCAGGGCTTCGTGGCCGGCCCGATGTACCCGATCACGCAGTCGCTGCTGGTCTCGATCTATCCGCGCGAGAAACGCGGGCAAGCGCTGGCGCTGCTGGCGATGATCACGGTGGTGGCGCCCATCTGCGGTCCGATCCTCGGTGGCTGGATCACCGACAACTACAGCTGGGAATGGATCTTCCTGATCAATGTGCCGCTGGGCATCTTCGCCGCGCTGGTGGTGGGCAACCAGCTGAAGGGACGCCCGGAGCAGATCGAGAAGCCGAAGATGGACTACGTTGGCCTGATCACCCTGGTGATCGGCGTCGGTGCGCTGCAGCTGGTGCTCGATCTGGGCAACGACGAGGACTGGTTCTCGTCGATGAAGATCGTGGTGCTGGCCTGCGTGGCGGTGGTGACGTTGACGGTGTTCCTGATCTGGGAACTGACCGACAAGGATCCGATCGTCGACCTGAAGCTGTTCCGTCATCGCAACTTCCGCGCCGGTACGCTGGCGATGGTGGTGGCCTACGCGGCGTTCTTCAGCGTGGCCCTGCTGATTCCGCAGTGGCTGCAGCGTGACATGGGCTACACCGCGATCTGGGCAGGCCTGGCGACCGCACCGATCGGCATCCTGCCGGTGATCATGACGCCATTCGTGGGCAAGTACGCATCGCGCTTCGACATGCGCATGCTGGCCACGGTGGCCTTCATCGTGCTGTCGATGACCAGCTTCCTGCGATCGAACTTCAACCTGCAGGTGGACTACATGCACGTGGCCGGCGTACAGCTGATCATGGGCATCGGCGTCGCGCTGTTCTTCATGCCTGTGCTGCAGATCCTGCTGTCGGACCTGGATGGTCGCGAGATCGCGGCGGGCTCCGGCCTGGCCACGTTCCTGCGCACGCTGGGCGGCAGCTTCGCGGCGTCGCTGACGACGTGGCTGTGGGCGCGGCGCACCCAGGTGCACCATGCCGACCTGACCGAGCACATCTCTGCCTATCAGCCGGGCATGCAGGAGCAGGTCACGGCGATGGGGCAGGGCGACCTGCAACACGGCGCAGCGGTACTGAACAACATGATCAACCACCAGGCGTCGCAGATGGGCTTCAACGACATCTTCTTCCTGCTGGGCTGGATCTTTCTGGCGATCATCGCGTTCCTGTGGCTGGCCAAACCGCCGTTCGGGGCGGGTGCGGGTGCAGCCGCCGGTGGCGGGCACTGA
- a CDS encoding LysR family transcriptional regulator: MRMDIADLRLFLAIAEAGSITAGAAQANLALGSASERLRTIEADAGTPLLDRHPRGVSLTEAGAALAHHARLILQQQAQLRGELQAFAHGARGTLHLYANTAALTNYLPARLAPWLAERPRLHVELIERTSPEVVRAIGAGQAEAGIISDAVDAAGLQQHVVAEDPLVMLLPAEHRLASRRSVTFAEVAGETFVALADGNALQTYIEDQARDIGRHLDVRIRMKTFEGVCIMVGHGIGVGIVPRTMARQHRRSTHTVGIPLSDAWAQRRLCACFAEWTQLSPAMRSLLHHLGVQPQKKV; the protein is encoded by the coding sequence ATGCGGATGGACATTGCCGACCTGCGGCTGTTCCTGGCGATTGCCGAAGCGGGCAGCATCACCGCCGGTGCAGCGCAGGCGAACCTGGCCCTGGGTTCGGCCAGCGAACGCCTGCGCACGATCGAAGCCGATGCCGGCACCCCGCTGCTGGACCGGCATCCACGTGGCGTCAGCCTGACCGAAGCCGGCGCCGCCCTCGCCCACCATGCACGTCTGATCCTGCAGCAGCAGGCACAGCTGCGTGGCGAACTGCAGGCGTTCGCGCATGGCGCGCGCGGCACCCTGCATCTGTATGCCAATACGGCCGCGCTGACCAACTACCTGCCCGCGCGGCTCGCACCGTGGCTGGCCGAACGCCCGCGCCTGCATGTCGAACTGATCGAGCGCACCAGCCCCGAAGTCGTACGCGCGATCGGTGCCGGCCAGGCCGAGGCCGGCATCATCAGTGACGCGGTCGACGCCGCCGGCCTGCAGCAGCATGTGGTCGCCGAAGACCCGCTGGTGATGCTGCTGCCGGCCGAACACCGCCTCGCCTCGCGGCGCAGCGTGACCTTCGCCGAGGTTGCCGGCGAGACCTTCGTTGCCCTCGCCGATGGCAATGCACTGCAGACCTACATCGAGGACCAGGCGCGCGACATCGGGCGCCACCTGGATGTGCGCATCCGCATGAAGACCTTCGAAGGCGTGTGCATCATGGTCGGCCACGGCATCGGCGTCGGCATCGTGCCGCGGACCATGGCGCGCCAGCATCGGCGCAGCACGCACACGGTTGGCATACCGCTCTCCGATGCGTGGGCACAACGTCGCCTGTGTGCGTGTTTCGCCGAGTGGACGCAACTGTCACCAGCGATGCGCAGCCTGCTGCATCACCTCGGCGTGCAGCCACAGAAAAAAGTGTGA
- a CDS encoding sulfite exporter TauE/SafE family protein yields the protein MNESMYFYVLLVVVFVLAGVVKGVTGMGLPTVAMGLLGGALSPVAAASMLFIPTFVTNAWQLLSGPSLGHIVRRLWPMMLAVVVVTLGSAALLVRVDRTWSRVALGVALVVYAAYALLAPVFRVPQRRERWLGPLVGALSGVVTGATGVFVMPAVPYLQSLGLQREELVQALGLAFTVSTIALTTGLVLHGAFGIQQLGLSALAVLPALLGMWLGQVIRQRISARVFRGCFLGFLLLLGLELVLRPLF from the coding sequence ATGAATGAATCGATGTACTTCTACGTGCTGCTGGTGGTGGTGTTCGTGCTGGCTGGCGTGGTCAAGGGCGTGACGGGGATGGGGCTGCCGACGGTGGCGATGGGCCTGCTCGGTGGCGCGCTGTCGCCGGTGGCGGCGGCGTCGATGCTGTTCATTCCAACTTTCGTCACCAATGCGTGGCAGCTGCTGTCCGGGCCGTCACTGGGCCACATCGTGCGACGCCTGTGGCCGATGATGCTGGCCGTTGTGGTAGTGACGCTGGGTTCGGCCGCGTTGCTGGTGCGGGTCGATCGCACCTGGTCGCGCGTGGCGTTGGGCGTGGCGCTGGTGGTCTACGCGGCGTATGCGCTGCTCGCGCCGGTGTTCCGCGTACCGCAGCGGCGCGAGCGTTGGCTGGGGCCGCTGGTGGGTGCGCTGTCCGGTGTGGTGACGGGTGCGACGGGTGTGTTCGTGATGCCGGCGGTGCCGTACCTGCAGTCGCTGGGGCTGCAGCGCGAGGAGCTGGTGCAGGCGCTCGGGCTGGCGTTCACCGTGTCGACGATTGCGCTGACCACGGGCCTGGTGCTGCACGGTGCGTTCGGCATCCAGCAACTCGGCCTGAGTGCGCTGGCGGTGCTTCCGGCGCTGCTGGGCATGTGGCTGGGCCAGGTGATCCGGCAGCGGATCAGTGCGCGCGTGTTCCGCGGCTGTTTTCTCGGGTTCCTGCTGCTGCTTGGGCTGGAGCTGGTGCTGCGGCCGTTGTTCTGA
- a CDS encoding GFA family protein — MQGQPEYSGGCQCGAIRFQARGALTDSSICHCRMCQKAFGAYYAPLVSVRGVQFSWTRGQPRYFQSSNVVRRGFCADCGTPLTYEAPDGVAVAAGAFDEPERLPPTIQYGVERKLPFVDSLSSVPARHTEEDIAALEFLATIVSHQHPDHDTPHWPPRSRSAEG; from the coding sequence ATGCAGGGCCAACCCGAATACAGCGGCGGCTGCCAGTGCGGCGCGATCCGCTTCCAGGCGCGCGGCGCGCTGACCGACAGCTCGATCTGCCATTGCCGGATGTGCCAGAAGGCGTTCGGTGCCTATTACGCGCCGCTGGTATCCGTGCGCGGCGTGCAGTTCAGCTGGACCCGCGGCCAGCCGCGCTATTTCCAGTCGTCCAACGTGGTGCGGCGTGGTTTCTGCGCCGACTGCGGCACACCCCTGACCTACGAGGCCCCGGATGGCGTGGCCGTGGCCGCCGGCGCCTTCGACGAGCCGGAACGCCTGCCACCGACGATCCAGTACGGGGTGGAGCGCAAGCTGCCGTTCGTTGACAGCCTGTCCAGCGTGCCGGCGCGGCACACCGAAGAAGACATCGCGGCGCTGGAGTTCCTGGCCACCATCGTGTCCCACCAGCACCCCGACCACGACACCCCCCACTGGCCGCCGCGCAGCCGCTCCGCCGAAGGCTGA